The sequence below is a genomic window from Alphaproteobacteria bacterium.
TTCTCGAATGATGTTAAAGGCGGGGCAGTTCCAAAAGAGTATATCCCCGGCGTTGAAAAGGGTCTGGAATCGGCAAAGAACACCGGCGTTATCGCTGGCTTCCCTGCGATCGATTTCAAGATTACCCTTGTTGATGGCGCATACCACGATGTGGACTCTTCGGCGCTTGCATTTGAAATCGCGTCCAGAGCTGCATTCCGTGAAGGTATGCAAAAAGCAGGCCCCGTATTGCTGGAGCCAGTGATGAAGGTTGAAGTGGTAACCCCTGAAGATTACATGGGCGACGTGATTGGCGATTTGAATAGCCGCCGTGGTCAGGTGCTTGGTATGGATCAACGTGGTAATGCGCGTGTGATCGAAGCATCCGTGCCGCTCGCATCCATGTTCGGTTATGTGAACACCTTGCGCTCCATGTCGCAGGGCCGTGCAAGTTATTCGATGGAGTTCCATCATTATGATCGGGTTCCGCAGAATGTCGCTGATGAGGTAAAGGCCAAATTGGCAAGTTAAGTGAGTTAAGTAGGTTTAATTAAACGTCGTAAAATAAACGGAGAGTAAAATGGCAAAAGAAAAATTTGATCGCAGTAAGCCTCACTGCAACATTGGTACCATCGGTCACGTTGACCATGGCAAGACATCTTTGACGGCAGCGATTACCAAAGTTCTCGCCAAGTCCGGCGGCGCGACATTCACTGCGTACGACCAAATCGATAAGGCGCCAGAAGAACGCGCACGTGGTATTACCATTTCAACCGCACACGTTGAATATCAAACCGCCAACCGTCACTACGCACACGTAGATTGCCCAGGCCACGCCGACTATGTGAAGAACATGATCACCGGTGCTGCTCAGATGGACGGTGCAATTCTCGTTGTATCTGCTGCTGACGGCCCAATGCCACAAACCCGCGAACACATTTTGCTTGCTCGCCAAGTAGGTGTTCCTGCAATCGTTGTATTCATGAACAAGATGGATATGGCTGATAAGGATCTGGTTGAATTGGTTGAAATGGAAATTCGTGACTTGCTCAAGTCCTACAAGTTCCCAGGCGACGAAATTCCTATCGTGAAGGGCTCAGCGCTTTGCGCATTGGAAGACAAGCAACCAGAAATCGGCGAACAAGCTGTTCTGAAGTTGATGGAAGCAGTAGATAGCTACATTCCACAACCAAAACGCGAAGTCGATAAGCCATTCTTAATGCCAATTGAAGACGTGTTCTCAATTTCTGGCCGTGGTACTGTTGTAACCGGCCGTGTTGAACGCGGTATCATCAAGGTAGGCGAAGAAATCGAAATCGTTGGTATTCGTCCAACCCAAAAGACCATCGTTACCGGCGTTGAAATGTTCCGTAAGCTGCTTGACCAAGGTGAAGCAGGCGACAATATCGGCGCATTGCTCCGTGGTACAAAGCGTGAAGAAGTTGAACGTGGCCAAGTTTTGGCGAAGCCAGGTACAATTACTCCACACACCAAGTTCAAGGCAGAAATCTACGTTCTGACCAAGGAAGAAGGCGGTCGTCATACCCCATTCTTCAACGACTACCGTCCACAGTTCTACTTCCGTACAACCGACGTTACTGGTGAAGTTATTCTGCCAGCTGGTACGGAAATGGTAATGCCAGGCGACAACATCGCGATTGAAGTGAAGCTTATTGCTCCGATCGCTATGGATGAAGGTCTGCGCTTTGCTATTCGTGAAGGTGGCCGCACCGTAGGTGCAGGCGTTGTTGCTAAGATTATCGAGTAACAATCGTTAAGAGGTTTTGCGGGGTTAGAGAAATCTAACTCCGCCAATGCCTTAAACTTTCTAGCGGTTTCTTAATAAAACCGCTTTGGAAAGTAAAGTTTCTGGGTTATATAGGTGCGCTCTTTAAAAAAAGTGGACCTAGTTTTTTATGACAGGGACTACCGGATTGTCCGGAAAGTCTGTCAAATGGAAAGTCTTTTTGGCTATTTGCTTTTTGTTGTTGCGTAATGAGGCGCAGTTTTCGGGAAGTAGAGACGCTTAAGAGCAGGAAAAAAAGAAGAAAGCGATTCTCATGGAAGCGCAAGTTATCCGTATCCGCCTTAAGGCATTTGACCATCGTGTGCTTGACACATCGGTGAGCGAAATCGTCAACACGGCAAAGCGAACCGGTGCACGCGTACGCGGCCCCATTCCGTTGCCTACACGTTTTGAACGCTTCACTGTGAACCGTGGTCCCCACGTTGATAAAAAGTCACGTGAACAATTTGAAATCCGCACGCATAAACGCCTGCTCGATATTCTTGAAGCAACGCCGCAAACCATTGATGCGTTGATGAAGCTCGATTTGGCTGCGGGTGTGGATGTGGAGATTAAGCTTCAGGCTTAATGGAGAAAATTATGAGAACAGGTATTGTTGCAAAAAAACTGGGCATGACGAAGGTCTTTGATGACAAAGGCCAACACGTTGCAGTGACCGTATTGCTGATGAAAGGCAACCAAGTTGTTGCTGTGCGCAGCGAAGAGAAGAATGGCTACACTGCTGTGCAGATGGGCTTTGACGATGTGAAAGCGAGCCGCTCCAACAAGGCGATGCGCGGTCATTTTGCAAAAGCAAATGTATTGCCAAAGCGCAAGCTCGTTGAATTCCGCGTTTCAAAAGACGCAGTGCTTGAAGTTGGCGCAGAAATCAGCGCTGAGCATTTCGTACCAGGTCAATTCGTTGACGTAACCGGCACCACGATTGGTAAAGGCTTCCAAGGTGTTATCAAGCGCCACAATTTCGGCGGTATGCCAGCATCACACGGTGTTTCGATTACCCATCGCGCACACGGTTCAACCGGTAACCGCCAAGATCCAGGTCGCGTGTTCAAGAACAAGAAAATGGCCGGCCACATGGGCCAGGTTCGCGCAACCATTCCAAATCTTTCCATTGTTCAAGTTGATGCAGAAGAAGGTTTGTTGTTCGTAAGCGGTTCTGTTCCCGGCAGCGAAGGTTCGTTCGTAATGGTACGCGATGCTGTTAAGCGCGCATTGCCTAAGGATGCACCAAAGCCAGCTGGCTTGAAGCAAGGCGCGGTTAAAGCGGAAGCAAAAGCTGCGCCAGCAGCTGAAGCGCCAGCCGCAGCTGAAGAAAATAAGGAATAATCCATGAAGCTCTCAATAAAAAACCTCCAAAACAAAGCCGTAGGCGAAATCGAACTGAACCAAGATGTATTTGGCCAGGATGTTCGTCAGGATCTTTTGGCACGTGCTATTCATTGGCAATTGTCAAAGCGCCGTGCGGGCACCCACAAGACCAAAGGCATTGCTGACATCAGCGGCACCACCAAGAAGCCTTGGGCACAAAAGGGTACTGGCCGCGCACGTCAAGGTTCGTTGCGTTCACCGCAATTCCGTAAGGGTGCTGTAATTTTTGGACCCGTTGTTCGTTCACACGAATACGATTTGCCAAAGAAGATTCGCGCTCAAGCATTGCGTGTAGCGCTTTCTGCAAAACAAGCTGAAGGCAAGCTCATTATCATCGATAGCGCCAAGACCACTGGTATCAAGACCAAGGC
It includes:
- the rpsJ gene encoding 30S ribosomal protein S10; this encodes MEAQVIRIRLKAFDHRVLDTSVSEIVNTAKRTGARVRGPIPLPTRFERFTVNRGPHVDKKSREQFEIRTHKRLLDILEATPQTIDALMKLDLAAGVDVEIKLQA
- the rplC gene encoding 50S ribosomal protein L3 — encoded protein: MRTGIVAKKLGMTKVFDDKGQHVAVTVLLMKGNQVVAVRSEEKNGYTAVQMGFDDVKASRSNKAMRGHFAKANVLPKRKLVEFRVSKDAVLEVGAEISAEHFVPGQFVDVTGTTIGKGFQGVIKRHNFGGMPASHGVSITHRAHGSTGNRQDPGRVFKNKKMAGHMGQVRATIPNLSIVQVDAEEGLLFVSGSVPGSEGSFVMVRDAVKRALPKDAPKPAGLKQGAVKAEAKAAPAAEAPAAAEENKE
- the rplD gene encoding 50S ribosomal protein L4; the encoded protein is MKLSIKNLQNKAVGEIELNQDVFGQDVRQDLLARAIHWQLSKRRAGTHKTKGIADISGTTKKPWAQKGTGRARQGSLRSPQFRKGAVIFGPVVRSHEYDLPKKIRAQALRVALSAKQAEGKLIIIDSAKTTGIKTKAMAAALKSLGANESALIIDGANIDKNFALSVRNIKHVDVLPEQGANVYDIIRRDTLVLTKNAVEQLTERLK
- the tuf gene encoding elongation factor Tu; this translates as MAKEKFDRSKPHCNIGTIGHVDHGKTSLTAAITKVLAKSGGATFTAYDQIDKAPEERARGITISTAHVEYQTANRHYAHVDCPGHADYVKNMITGAAQMDGAILVVSAADGPMPQTREHILLARQVGVPAIVVFMNKMDMADKDLVELVEMEIRDLLKSYKFPGDEIPIVKGSALCALEDKQPEIGEQAVLKLMEAVDSYIPQPKREVDKPFLMPIEDVFSISGRGTVVTGRVERGIIKVGEEIEIVGIRPTQKTIVTGVEMFRKLLDQGEAGDNIGALLRGTKREEVERGQVLAKPGTITPHTKFKAEIYVLTKEEGGRHTPFFNDYRPQFYFRTTDVTGEVILPAGTEMVMPGDNIAIEVKLIAPIAMDEGLRFAIREGGRTVGAGVVAKIIE